One part of the Leclercia sp. LSNIH1 genome encodes these proteins:
- the aroF gene encoding 3-deoxy-7-phosphoheptulonate synthase AroF, translating into MQKDALNNVHITDEHVLITPDQLKAEFPLSVEQEAQIAHSRKTISDIIAGRDPRLLVVCGPCSIHDPEAAIEYAHRFKALAEEVSDSLYLVMRVYFEKPRTTVGWKGLINDPHMDGSFDVEAGLKIARNLLVELVNMGLPLATEALDPNSPQYLGDLFSWSAIGARTTESQTHREMASGLSMPVGFKNGTDGSLATAINAMRAAAMPHRFVGINQAGQVCLLQTQGNPDGHVILRGGKAPNYSPADVAQCEKEMEQAGLRPALMVDCSHGNSNKDYRRQPAVAESVVAQIKDGNRSIIGLMIESHIHEGNQSSEQPRSTMKYGVSVTDACISWETTDALLREIHKDLNGQLATRLA; encoded by the coding sequence ATGCAAAAAGACGCGCTGAATAACGTACATATTACTGATGAACATGTTTTGATTACTCCGGATCAACTGAAAGCGGAATTCCCGCTGAGCGTTGAGCAGGAGGCGCAAATCGCGCACTCCCGCAAGACCATTTCCGACATCATCGCCGGGCGCGATCCGCGTCTGCTGGTGGTATGTGGTCCGTGCTCTATTCATGATCCTGAAGCTGCCATCGAATATGCCCATCGTTTTAAAGCTCTGGCCGAGGAGGTCAGCGATAGCCTCTACCTGGTCATGCGCGTCTATTTTGAAAAACCTCGTACCACTGTCGGCTGGAAAGGGTTGATTAACGATCCGCACATGGATGGCTCGTTTGATGTGGAAGCCGGTCTGAAGATTGCGCGTAATCTTCTGGTGGAGCTGGTGAACATGGGGCTGCCGCTGGCGACAGAAGCGCTGGATCCGAACAGCCCACAATACCTGGGCGATCTCTTTAGCTGGTCGGCAATCGGGGCGCGTACGACCGAGTCTCAGACGCACCGTGAAATGGCTTCTGGCCTCTCCATGCCGGTCGGTTTCAAAAATGGAACAGACGGCAGCCTGGCCACAGCCATCAACGCTATGCGTGCCGCTGCCATGCCGCACCGTTTTGTCGGCATCAACCAGGCGGGCCAGGTTTGCCTGCTGCAGACCCAGGGCAACCCGGACGGACACGTTATCCTGCGCGGCGGCAAAGCGCCTAACTACAGCCCGGCAGATGTGGCGCAGTGTGAAAAAGAGATGGAACAGGCAGGACTGCGCCCGGCGCTGATGGTAGATTGCAGTCATGGTAATTCCAATAAAGATTACCGTCGTCAGCCTGCGGTGGCGGAATCCGTCGTCGCGCAGATCAAAGATGGCAACCGTTCGATTATTGGCCTGATGATTGAAAGCCACATCCATGAAGGCAATCAGTCATCTGAGCAGCCGCGCAGCACCATGAAATACGGGGTATCTGTTACGGATGCCTGCATCAGCTGGGAAACCACCGATGCGCTGCTGCGTGAGATCCACAAAGATTTGAACGGCCAGCTGGCGACGCGTCTGGCTTAA